Part of the Prunus dulcis chromosome 8, ALMONDv2, whole genome shotgun sequence genome is shown below.
ACCACCGCCATCTCTAACTAGACAAAAGACCCACTCTATGCCCCCTGAAAAAGTCGAGATCTTCAAATCGCTCGAGGGCTGGGCCTCCGAACACGTCCTCCCCTTTTTAAAGCCGGTGGACCAGTGTTGGCAGCCCAGTGCATTCCTGCCCGACCCAGCACTACCCAAAGGGGAGTTTCTGGATCGGGTTCAGGAGCTCCGCGATCGGACCAATGGCCTACCCGACGAGTACTTTGTGGTGCTCGTCGGGGACATGATCACGGAGGACGCATTGCCCACTTATCAGAGCATGATAAATGGGCTGGACGGAGTTAGGGACGAGACTGGAGCTAGCTCGAGTCCGTGGGCTCAATGGACTCGGGCCTGGACTGCTGAGGAGAATAGGCACGGGGATCTGCTCCGCACGTTTCTTTACTTGTCGGGTCGGGTGGATATGCTCATGATCGAGAAAACCGTACAGTATCTTATTGGAGCTGGCATGGTGAGTCCaatacataaatattttttcccttatttCGAATTAATTAGCTACATaagatgtttttttatttgattggaaaaaaagCCCATTTTTCCTTAAATAAAAAGCACTTTTTGGATTAAAATAAGCGTTTTTGGCTTATTTcccatttatttgtttttattttggttctattgtttgattttaaataattaaaacagaTGCACTTTTTGCTGTTAAATGAGCCAATGCCAATTtcgtgtttttagaaaaaaaaattaattattttttatgtgtggcattatattataaaaataaccACGTTTGGGTTTCATTAAGGAAAGCACGTTTTGGCTTTTTCAGAAAGTgcttttttgcttttaatttACTGCAGGAGCCAGGGACAGAGAACAATCCGTACTTGGGGTTCGTGTACACGTCGTTCCAAGAGCGAGCCACGTTCATATCACACGGCAACACGGCTCGGCTGGCTAAAGACGGCGGTGATCCAGTGCTTGCGCGCATATGCGGAACCATTGCATCCGACGAGAGGCGCCACGAGATGGCATACTCTAAGATCGTTGAAAAGCTCCTCGAAGTGGACCCCACGGGAGCAATGGTGGCGATTGCTGATATGATGAGGAAAAAAATCACGATGCCGGCGCACCTTATGTACGATGGGGAAGACCCCAAGCTATTCGAGCATTTCGCCGCAGTGGCTCAGCGGCTGGGCGTGTACACGGCTGATGATTACGCGGACATCTTGGAGTTTCTGATCGGACGGTGGAGGTTGGAGAAGCTGGAGGGATTGACAGCAGAGGGTGCGCGTGCACAGGAGTTCGTGTGTGGGTTAGCGCCGAGGATAAGGAGGCTTCAGGAGAGAGCGGATGAAAGAGCACGGAAGATGGGCCCGCATGCGGTCAAGTTTAGCTGGATCTTTAATAAAGAAGTCGTgctgtaattaagtaattaagaaGTTAATTAGTAGCAATGGGAATGTAATTAGGAACTTAAATCAAGACTTTTTTGGTATGTAATTAGAGTACTTAATCTAGACTATTTCTATTTTAGTGCTGCAAAactttcctctttttttggtaGTTGTAAAGAATGTGTCGCGTTTTTTTCCCAACCTGAGAGACAACAATTTTCTTCGTTGTTTGTTGCTTTCatcaattttcttcattttgatttaaagTTTTATGTTCGTTTGTTTATATGCAAATTAATATATGACTTGtttgttgggttgggttgcTGTAGACGTCAGAGCAATTCAACCAGGATTTGACTCTATCTGGCAAAATCTCAACTGGACATTTCAATAttgcatttgaaaataaaCATCCCAAGTTCTACAATTATGATAATGAGTTGGTTGATAAAGTTCTACAATTATGATAATGAGTTAGTCAATTATGATAATGAGTTAGTTGATAAAGTTCTACAATTATAATAATGAGTTAGTTGATGTAATCTTGTCTTATAGATTtggccaaaaacaaaagaagaaaaaatcttATCATATGTATAATTTAGTCAGATTATTTATCCAGAATAAAACTAAACACTTTATAATATCATGAATTGTCAGTACTATCTGGAATAGATTAATACTATCTGACATAAATTATCTATAATAGATTAATATTATCTGACATAAATTAGTCAGTACAAGCAGACGTATAAGCAGACGTATAGCCGGCCCGCTAGATtcggttttttatttttttaaaatggaaatagtatagccgcgcggctatactaatttttaaatagaaaCAGTGTACTTGACCCAAGATTAGACGGCTCTGGTGCACTTTAATGTCAACATAATTGGTGAAACTACTTGACCTAAGAACTGGCTGGATTTTGTGGTTGTAATCTGAGGCAACTGGAAGAGCAAGGGGTCCTTCCTTGCCTGATATTTAGTGGTCTACTTTAAGCATAACAAATGCAATTGGCAGggatgttttgttttgctatGATTTAAAACTTCCTGAGCCTAAGAATCAAGGTAAGACCGTTGGAGCTTAGCTTTTACCTATATTAGTTGTGAACTTTGCCTTCAGCTTCGTCATTTTTCACCTTTCATTTCATCCTAAACCATCTGCAATTTTCCccttattgaacaaatggagAGGTGGAGAGCTTCAAGTTGATCCCGGTGACTCATGTTGCAAACATCATACGTTCAAGCCAAATTGCTCTCTTGTCATCATTGATTTCCTGAAACTACATTCTTCTGCCAATTTATAGGAAGGAGTCTTGTGCATATTAACGAAGACGATCTTAGGGCGACGCAATATTCAGTTTTCATCACACCAGTTAACTGGATGTGGACAAGTACAGAATGATTACAAATGTTATTTTCAGAACAGGGGAGCTACTACAAAACAAAGCCTATCAAAAGGAATGCAACCACATGATGAAAGAAACGAAAAGGTAGAAACTCCAGACTCACTGTGGATAATTGATTGTCATTTTTCCCAAGTGCAGATGCGACTCTGGAGAAATATTTTTGTGTCAAGTAGAATGAAAAGGGAGCACCCTTTCCAAGACCTTGAAGAGCTTCATTAGCCCACTCCACCACTGCAACACAACAATGAATCACCaataacaacaaaacaaaaaggcaaACCACAATAATTACAGTAGTCTCCCCATAAATTGTGGCTTTAACTTCCACTTCCACCACCAACAAAACTTCAGagttgaattaaaaaaaacaaagaaaagtgaGGAGCAATGGATGCTAGTCTGTTCAAGGCTGTGGTTTTGATGAGCATGCTTGTAATAGCTCAAGCTGATATTAATCCCTCTTATACCAATGCGGTTCCAAATGGCAACACTTGGTCAAGTTGATGATATCTCTGATCCTTCCAATACAAATCATCTTAATCCTTGTGGTTTACGATGTGCGAGAAAATGCATGTTGAGCCCAATATGCCTTTGCATATGCATGATTAAATGCAAGTTAACTCCTTCAGATGTTGTATATAATTGTATACAAAATTGTGCCAACTCCATTGCCATCACAAGGATTATTGATCTACCTTTCTCTCTATCTAGCTTtatcatgtttgttttgaattatatttcgGTCATTGATATTCtttgtattttggttttatttgcTTGATATTGTAGATAAGCACTATATGACAAGCATCGTGAATTCATGATGTGCGAGCTACTCCAAGAATAATCATATTATAATTAAGGGATTGCCAATTGCTGCCTAGCTCGCTGCGTGCAGCATGAATGTCCTGCGCTCCAGAAAAATAAATGGCAAATTATGCGTTGCATatgtaataattttaatttaaaataataataagattgTACCAATTTATATTGCTTTGTGGaccttatttctttctttgcaaatatatatgtatgtcaTGTCTttgcaaatatatatgtaactTCTTTCTAAACTACAATATGTCATGGCATTCCTATTTAACTCACCAACCATCGATATCTATTTATCCAGCTATAGGCTATAGCTCAAGCTAATATTGATATCTATTTAGTGTTTTTGAGAATATTTGCAATAGCTCAAGCTGATATTGATGACGTCCCTGATTTTTCCTATCACTTGCATATGGAAAGAGTACCTTTTAATATGTAATAATTtaaactgaaaagaaaacaagagtACTTTTGGGTTATTCAGGagctgattttcccactccaCTTTTGTCTACTTACACTTCATTTGTTGGAAATTGGACTTTTgccaagagaaaaaaattctaaaaaccgCGTATAGCCGCActgctatactatttatttttaaaaaaaatttggaaaaatccGAGTATAGCCGTAAGGCTATTCTCagtttattctatttttttaaaatagtatagccgtgcggctttactcggttttttattttttattttttataaagaaatcaTATAGCCGCGCgtctatactcggtttttaaatatttaaaaaataaataaatagtatagtcgtcCGGCTTTACCCGgctctgtatttttttttttacaataaatagtatagccacgctGCTATATTAAATTAGCAATTTCACATTTAATACTGTATTATACACTTACGTACCTATATTTCAATACTGCATCCGTGTTTTGTACACGTCTTAAAGACTCGgtaaatttcactttttttttaaaaaaaacgtACAATAATCGTATTGAACAAAAATATGCATCGGGGAGCTgctaacttttttatttagtaAAGTTTGGATTTTATACATCATGTATGCTCAGCACTGGTTGTATCTTCCGGAATAtgatttaattatttgttttcatttcttcattGTTGAGGAGTTGCTGGTGTGAGTCCCCTATCTTCCTTTCTGCTTTCCGAATCCTTGCCTGATCTCCTTTCTTGCCTTAAGCCTGGAGACCTGTTGGGCAAGTGAGGAGAGGCTGTGCTGTGCTAGGTTGGGAGAGTATTCCCCTTCCTTTGTATTTTGGACAATACAATGAGACTATAGTAATCGAATAACAAAGAACCACAAAATCAGTGTAAGAAAGTAAGTTTAAGGCATTCTGCTGCCCCCTCCCCAATTTTATCCCACACTCTCTGTacattagattaatttagaatatcgctgtgattaaaattaattaaagaaaaagaaaaccttaTTGTTTCTAATAAACTATAATGACATGGACATGCATCGATCACACATAGTATATcaactatttttatttttcgtttGCAAATATGTTGTGAtagattttgtgtttttattacaaaaacaTGTATTTTTATTACAGAACACATACATCGTTACAATTTGAAGAAATATGTAACGCATACATCGGAGGGTCACATATTAACAAAGAGAGCATTAATTTTCGACCTAGTTTAGGTGATGAGTTATAGCCCTCATTCATGCGTACGTGTGAAAGGGGACCCATAATATATGTAACAGTATCACTCATAGGAAATCAACAACATGAAAAACTTGATTTGAGAGGAGTTAACTAAAATTATAGTGCTGTAGCAAAAAATAAAGCAGGATCACAACTGGGATGGTAAGTTAGTTGTAAATCATACCAACATAAGCCACTATCGGTCCATTCTTGAGATGTTATCTTAGCCTATATGTTATAATCCTTGAAAATACCTtccttatttttcaaatattcttCCACTTGGTGTGCATGACAAGGAATTTCCCTGAAATCTTCCACATCAcatattttgaccaaaatagATAAAGGCGCAGATTTTGGCACAAACAAACATAACTCTCCTTTCATTTCAATTAAGAACATTACACAACGCATTAGACATATGCAGAGAATTTTACTGATCCATCTTATTAGAAAAGAATTTATATATCACTTTTCAGTGATGAATCtttattaattacatacaATTAATCTTGACTTCGTTCCAACCCTTGTGTGCAAGATGTTATTGGCCAATATCTGAACTCGTTGAAGGCTCATCTTTCGGTGCCACTACATTGGCAGCATGCAAACCTTTACCAACTCTCTCATTCTTCCTCACCACTTCGTCTATATGAACATCATCCTCAATTGTTAACACCACAGCTTTTGATCCATAGGGACCTCCTACTATGTCTTCCTTGACCTTTTTATGTTCATCGAAGTTAATGATCTCAGTTTCTGCTTGGACATCTGAGCTCTTTACTTTTCCATGCAAACCCTTGTGGCCAATTGTCTCATTCTTCCTTATCTCCTCGTCTATATGGACATCATCTTCAACTGATAATACCACAGCTTGTGGTCCATAGGGACCTTCTACAATTTGCTCCTTGATCTTCCTGTGTTTGTCAATATGAATAATGTCGGTTTCTTGgattgtcttcttctttcttctcttaatCCAACAAAGTAGAGCAAATGCAAGGAATGCAAGGAAGAAAACTGAACCCAATGAGATGAACACAATGATTATGACGGT
Proteins encoded:
- the LOC117637963 gene encoding proline-rich receptor-like protein kinase PERK1, which encodes MAANPNKFYFPYFPPPSAPPPSAPSHSTPPPPPAPAAKPPSHSTPAPPPPAAKPPSHSTPPPPPPHHPFRPPPPHARPPPPPLPPSPSPDNNPTVIIIVFISLGSVFFLAFLAFALLCWIKRRKKKTIQETDIIHIDKHRKIKEQIVEGPYGPQAVVLSVEDDVHIDEEIRKNETIGHKGLHGKVKSSDVQAETEIINFDEHKKVKEDIVGGPYGSKAVVLTIEDDVHIDEVVRKNERVGKGLHAANVVAPKDEPSTSSDIGQ
- the LOC117637305 gene encoding stearoyl-[acyl-carrier-protein] 9-desaturase 6, chloroplastic, with translation MQGSLFLDTKTLAWPSRGHTQTSSHHLRRLTPPNSTIKFRQPQPISAVATSPPPSLTRQKTHSMPPEKVEIFKSLEGWASEHVLPFLKPVDQCWQPSAFLPDPALPKGEFLDRVQELRDRTNGLPDEYFVVLVGDMITEDALPTYQSMINGLDGVRDETGASSSPWAQWTRAWTAEENRHGDLLRTFLYLSGRVDMLMIEKTVQYLIGAGMEPGTENNPYLGFVYTSFQERATFISHGNTARLAKDGGDPVLARICGTIASDERRHEMAYSKIVEKLLEVDPTGAMVAIADMMRKKITMPAHLMYDGEDPKLFEHFAAVAQRLGVYTADDYADILEFLIGRWRLEKLEGLTAEGARAQEFVCGLAPRIRRLQERADERARKMGPHAVKFSWIFNKEVVL